The following proteins are encoded in a genomic region of Magnolia sinica isolate HGM2019 chromosome 1, MsV1, whole genome shotgun sequence:
- the LOC131254728 gene encoding nuclear pore complex protein NUP50A-like — translation MGDKENALPSKKRAAGRELSWDNPGLDDGEDTAPEQETGTFQKASEEVLASRRIVKVCRNPPPTAASSNPFAGIRLVPSTGSGSKTSTATIQAQPVRDEAVSEEVDSKGKIDEDKETEKGAAVVGEQNGRDENGKQLRNETNGPVAEAANDERNDSEKVAVELEKGDKKTETKGDEAEKKVKEENGQEKTAAVAAPLSLFQRLSNSQNAFTGLAGTGFSSSSFSFGSVPKDGPAPLSGLTNGSPSFSSLGTANSNNGSPSSLQLFGAVASDATKSEGSSRPSMQQVVMETGEEKENAVFTADAALFEYVEGGWKERGKGELKVNVSTQGTERARLVMRAKGNYRLILNAGLYPDMKLTNMDKRGITFMCMNSAVEGKDSLTTFALKFKDGATVNEFCGAITAHKGKRADALNMPENSPKDF, via the coding sequence ATGGGGGACAAGGAAAATGCCTTGCCTTCCAAAAAGAGGGCAGCCGGAAGAGAACTTTCATGGGACAACCCCGGCCTCGATGACGGCGAAGACACTGCTCCCGAACAAGAGACTGGGACTTTTCAGAAAGCCAGTGAGGAAGTATTGGCATCAAGAAGGATTGTCAAGGTGTGCCGAAATCCACCCCCAACAGCTGCATCCTCTAATCCTTTTGCTGGGATCCGTTTGGTTCCTTCAACTGGTTCAGGATCGAAAACATCCACCGCTACCATCCAGGCACAACCAGTCAGAGATGAGGCAGTTTCGGAGGAGGTGGATTCGAAGGGAAAAATCGACGAGGATAAAGAAACCGAGAAAGGAGCTGCTGTTGTAGGTGAACAAAATGGTAGAGATGAGAATGGTAAGCAGCTGAGGAATGAAACCAATGGCCCAGTAGCTGAAGCTGCTAATGATGAGAGAAATGATTCTGAGAAAGTTGCAGTGGAACTGGAGAAGGGTGATAAAAAGACAGAAACCAAAGGAGACGAAGCTGAGAAAAAAGTTAAGGAAGAGAATGGCCAGGAGAAGACAGCTGCAGTAGCTGCTCCTCTGAGTTTGTTCCAGCGACTATCAAACAGCCAGAACGCCTTCACGGGGCTCGCAGGAACTGGGTTTTCGAGCTCGTCATTTTCCTTTGGGTCAGTTCCAAAAGATGGGCCTGCCCCCCTTTCCGGACTAACGAATGGTAGTCCATCTTTCTCGTCCTTAGGTACAGCAAATTCCAACAACGGGAGCCCATCGTCCCTGCAGCTCTTCGGCGCCGTGGCATCAGATGCAACCAAAAGTGAGGGAAGCAGCCGGCCATCTATGCAGCAGGTGGTCATGGAAACGGGCGAAGAGAAAGAGAATGCAGTTTTCACTGCCGATGCTGCGTTGTTTGAGTATGTTGAAGGAGGGTGGAAGGAACGAGGGAAGGGTGAATTGAAAGTGAATGTTTCAACCCAAGGCACAGAAAGGGCTAGACTCGTGATGAGGGCCAAGGGTAACTATCGGCTAATCTTGAATGCTGGCCTTTACCCGGACATGAAACTAACGAACATGGACAAAAGGGGAATCACATTCATGTGCATGAACAGCGCTGTCGAAGGAAAGGACAGCCTCACTACATTTGCTTTGAAATTCAAGGATGGGGCGACCGTCAATGAGTTCTGTGGAGCCATAACAGCCCACAAAGGGAAAAGGGCTGATGCTTTGAATATGCCCGAGAATTCTCCAAAGGATTTTTAG